Proteins encoded within one genomic window of Pongo pygmaeus isolate AG05252 chromosome 4, NHGRI_mPonPyg2-v2.0_pri, whole genome shotgun sequence:
- the LOC129036836 gene encoding inorganic pyrophosphatase-like, giving the protein MSGFGTKEHAAPFSLEYRVFLKNEKGQYISPLNIFHDIPIYADKDVFHMVVEVPRWSNAKMEIATKDPLNPIKQDVKKRKLRYVVNLFLYKGYIWNYGAIPQTWEDPGHNDKHTGCCDYNDPIDVCEIGSKVCARGEIIGVKVLGILAMIDEGETDWKVIAINVDDPDAANYNDINDVKRLKPGYLEAAVDWFRRYKVPDGKPENEFAFNAEFKDKDFAIDIIKSTHDHWKALGTKKTNGKGISCMNTIVSESPFKCDPDAARAIVDALPPPCESACTVPTDMDKWFHHQKN; this is encoded by the coding sequence ATGAGCGGCTTCGGCACCAAGGAGCACGCTGCACCCTTCTCCCTGGAGTACCGAGTCTTCCTCAAAAATGAGAAAGGACAATATATCTCTCCATTGAATATATTTCATGATATTCCAATTTATGCAGATAAGGATGTGTTCCACATGGTAGTTGAAGTACCACGGTGGTCTAATGCAAAAATGGAGATTGCTACAAAGGACCCTTTAAACCCCATTAAACAAGacgtgaaaaaaagaaaacttcgcTATGTTGTGAATTTGTTCCTGTATAAAGGATATATCTGGAACTATGGTGCCATCCCTCAGACTTGGGAAGACCCAGGGCACAATGATAAACATACTGGCTGTTGTGATTACAATGACCCAATTGATGTGTGTGAAATTGGAAGCAAGGTATGTGCAAGAGGTGAAATAATTGGTGTGAAAGTTCTGGGCATATTGGCTATGATTGACGAAGGGGAAACCGACTGGAAAGTCATTGCCATTAATGTGGATGATCCCGATGCAGCCAATTATAATGATATCAATGATGTCAAACGGCTGAAACCCGGCTACTTAGAGGCTGCTGTGGATTGGTTTAGAAGGTATAAGGTTCCTGATGGAAAACCAGAAAATGAGTTTGCTTTTAATGCAGAATTTAAAGACAAGGACTTTGCAATTGACATTATTAAAAGCACTCATGACCATTGGAAAGCATTAGGGACTAAGAAAACGAATGGAAAAGGAATCAGTTGCATGAACACAATTGTGTCTGAGAGCCCGTTCAAGTGTGATCCCGATGCTGCCAGAGCCATTGTGGATGCTTTGCCACCACCCTGTGAATCTGCCTGCACAGTACCAACAGACATGGACAAGTGGTTCCATCACCAGAAAAACTAA